From the genome of Chaetodon trifascialis isolate fChaTrf1 chromosome 4, fChaTrf1.hap1, whole genome shotgun sequence:
GGgcgagacagacggagacactCCATGACTGTGCGTCCAAACCGCCTTCACACTGTTACAGCTAACCTTGATGAGCAGATTGTGCTTCAACCAAAGGAGGCACAGAAGCAAAGCTGAATCTATATGTTTTAAATGTTAGTGGCTCTAAGGATGGTAATATGTCTCTGTTAATCGGTCGACCACTTCAGTCCagattgaaatatttcaacagcGTCTTAACATTTACTGACTCCTGTGAGCAACCtcggtgatcccctgactttaaATCAAGcgcatcatcaggtcaaaatatGAATTTGTCGTTCATGACCAAATACTGCAAAACTAAGGACTttcccatcaacctcagctgtacTGTTTTGTGcttattagcaaatgttaattGAGTGCGCGAACACACTAAGctgtaaacattacacctgttaaacatcagcatgctagcattgtcactgtaagAATGTTAGCGTtgtgacgttagcatttagctcaaagcaccacacGAAGCTCTCCTAAAAACATCCACatgcagcttcacagagctaTTAGCATTGCTGTAGTCAGGCTCAATTACTGCACCATTGCTGAATCTGTGAGGTGTAATGTACTAAACACAACAAGTTAACTGCGTGTTGAACACTGTGCTCAAAATAATTCAGTCTTATTGAGATGCGTCTTGCTTCTTTCCAGTTGACAATGCTAACtgacaatgctaatgctaacactaaCTGCCACATGCACTTAGCTTCATTTGGACATAATGTTGCTAGCAGCAACCTCGACTGGCAcacctccacagcagctgcagttctAACTGACTTTGCAACGTCTGCCATTTTGTCAGTTAATGTGCTGATAATGAGAAAGGTTGACTGGGTGAACGTCTTCGTGACTCCCTTCACAATAGCACAATACTGTGCTgaaccaaacaaaacaatcaagTGAAAAAAGGAAGCACACAGCCTGTATTTCAGCATATCTGAAGGAAATCCTCTGCACATGCTCAGATGATGAAGCCCTGGGACCTAATAAACACACATAATTTCCATTAAGGTTAACTTAAAGGTCAACCAATGTACAGGCCTGCATAATGCTAATCATGATATTTAAGTGGGAGAACGTGCCTCACCCCACAGGCATGTGCCCAATCAAGCACCCATATGTCAGTGGGTGTCACCACTaaagtgcccttgagcaacaCACTGAACCTTAAATCAGCTCCAGGGCCACTGTCATGTCTCTAACCTTGGACTCTGGATGGTCCCCaaaagctaaaagaaaaaaacaaaaacaaagggggGATGACCATGACAAGGTGTTAATCGCTGATAAAGGGCCCCCTCTCCTGGTAATTATGTAGCAGTGCACTGGTTCATTTGGCCCCAGCTAGTACGTTGATCTTTCCCAGAATCTGCTTATGAAATGAGATGCTTTAGATATTTCATCACCCTCTAATATTGAAATGTGACCACGataaaagataaacaaaacgtTAGATTTTGATCAGGAGGACTGTGATGCAGAGACAAGAccgataagataagataatcttTGAAGTCATGAGTGGTGGAAGGAAATTTAACTTGACAGTCCCTGGCATCATCCACTATCTGAAAACTGGGAAATTTCAAGTGAGGATCTACTGTATATTCGCCTGATTTCATTTCCTTACTTTTGCAGGGACATTTATTCATGGCACTGGATCTCGATGTCATCGATCGAGgagaaacactggaaaaagtcACTGCTGGATAATGGTGGTGATTCTTTGTTGTGATCATACGAGTGCACAACTCATTCAAACCTAATTATGGGAAAAGCTGCAACAGACTTCCCAGCAGTATTGGCCTtttaataacaacaataaaaacagttcAGAAACAATTGTGTTTTTAGCCAAAAGCAAGCATGTACAGTAGTAGTACAGTAGTAGGCCAGTAAGAGTACAATACAATCTGTAAATACATAGAAgtgaataaaacaacaaaatccaGGTTGGACAGAAAACGTAATCAAAATAGCTGAGGTCCACTTGTTTCTCTGTTAAGAGGCCACTCTATAACCATGCCTTCCTGCACCTGTGTCAATGCATCCATGTGAGGCAACAGGCCTTGACAATATAAAGTCAACATGAAGAAACTGCCTGGTGGTCCTCACATCAGCAGCTAGCTGTACAGCTTAACATGAAATTTACTCACCAGCATGAGAGACTGTTTACAAATCAAACTGATGGACTCAAACGTAAAGTATCATCAAACAATGGCTGCCTGTCAGCTGAAATGGCTGGAAAATGCTTGTGCAAAACCTACTGTACGGATGTgatcacagcaaaacaaaagcaggaattGGTGTGGTGCAAAAACTGGAATTTTAGTAAGAAATTATTTGGAGTGAGGTGTCAAAAACCTGATGCTTGAAAACTACCTTGAAAACTTATATCCCTGTTTAAAGCCACAGCCAAAATGTTCCATTAGCCTGTGTGGTGCTCAGTCTCCACCCTGCGAGGCAGCCAGGAAGAATACGTGATAAGTACATTCAGTCGATAATGCAGACTCTTCGATGGATCGGCCTCTCATCGTGCAAATATCTGTAGTCCAAGAAACATACCCAACTCAGACCTTCAAGTTTTAAGTGAACAGTTGGTCCACTGAATCTCACATCCTAGTTTTATTAACATGTTAGAAAAAAACGTATATGACCGCAAGCATGATGCTGCTGTTAAGTCCAGCATGAAATAAACAGTCAATAAAAATGTCAGTCAGGTTAAAATGGCCGTGCAGGAGGTAAGGCCACTCTATCTGGGATGGAAGATGCGTCCCATTGGTCCAGGCTGATCCAACACCTGTGTCCTCAGTCCAAGTCAGAACTCTCTTTTGTACTTCAAGGCGGCTGTTTGGCCATTTGGTAGAGATCCACTGGGGATGGTTAATGTAGAATGCAAAAGCAACCTGATGGGTACGGGTCCAGCATTTTCTGTGGGTCAGTAGGGGGGCCACGTCAGTAGTTCTTTGCAGGTTTGCAAGTAAAAATCTGCTTAGCTACAGACTGTTACTGAGCTCCGATGGCCACCAGCAGTCCAAGTCAGAAGTCAGACTGGCAGTTCGGGCCCCCTGGAATACGTTGTGTTAGCTTATGTAACAGGCTGTCAGTGGAACAGGCTGTCTGACAGACGTGGACAGACCATCTGTAACCCAGCAAGCAGTCAGTGAGTGAGGGTGACCACTGTTCAGTCGTTGAGGCGGCGGTCACAAAGTTCCTTGTAGATTCTCTTGCGGATGCGAGGCATGTCCTCCTGACTGAACAGCAGAGGCTGCTTCACAGAGAGACAGCGGCAGTACTGACAGaccaagagagaaaaacaagcagtgagCGGAAACTGATCCACAACCACAGCAGGTCGCCGTGCTAAATGTAGACAATGACAGAAGCTTCTCTCCAGTGCCTTTTGCCCCCTTGGAGACCTGAGTGAAGATCAAATTTGCATCGAGACCTGGGGCAGGAAAGACACTGGAGACACAGCTccacttcatttctttttctgccagagaaaagacagattgAGCAAAGAGAGGGGGCAAACAGGGACAGGAGATGAGgtgaacaaataaaagacatggGTGATGAACAGCAGACAGCTGTAAAGGTGGGAAAGAATAGTGTCTCACCTCGAGGACAAAAACTCCACAGTCACTGTCGTTTTTCTGCTGAGGAATGCCCTGAGGAGTCAACAAGTCACAGTCAAGCAAACGATGTTTCAGCTTCTGGACTGAACGTGTTGtgcctctatgtgtgtgtatttactgtacacagGCAAATATAGTCTAGATAGAAactaaaaaacaataataataaaaagaataatgTGACATTACATTGATGTATCGTGCAAGGTTCATATGCTGATCAAGAGTTACCCTTAAGTCCAGCAACAGCAACCAGGACTTCCAAACATGTGTTAGTTAACTCATTTGCATtaataaacaacatttccagTGTCCTGCAGACAAGGTGGACACTCAGCATTACCTTGATGATGGTAATCTTCCAGCCTTTCTGGAAAGCcgtctgtttcttctctctggcTTCAGATAGAAGGTACTTCATAATGTTCTGATAGGGAGGCACACACAGAAGACACAGTTAAGCTACAAGGAAAATGTTGGTAGGACTAGTTTTGCTCTGATGGGGTGGAACTTGTACTCAAGACTGTGctgttcacagctttaatttgatgGTAGCTGTGGGGAGTTTTTAGCATAGCGATAGTATTTGGATTGAAGTCAAAACACTTCTGTGACACTTGCATTGAAACTCTTCCAAGCAAGCCTGTTCTAGTTCATTACACACTCTGATTATCTGCCGTTTCtgacatcaaaatgaaaaaaaaaacaacagttcatCTCATGGAGGTTACTGACCATCTCGTCCCACCAGTTCGTTTCTGCTGCAGAGATTCAAAATCATCACgaaacagaaacaatgaactACAACCCAAACGCTTCAACGTGCACAGATGCACTCACGTCTGTGGTGTGTCTGAAGACGATGCCTTGGCTGTCGTAGTAACTGATGGTtttggttgccatggtgaccgTGACGAGAGACCAGTGGATTTCCAAATGGATGGGAATTAGCAACAGCCATTTGGAGAACAGATCAACCTGAAATAACACAAGTACAAAGGTCAGATTATAAGGAAATATTTGGTCTACGTGTGACAAAGACCTTCCAAAATACACAAACTGGATTCTGTGTGATGCTAGATAACTTTCTGACCTCCTTTACTTGCACAGGTGGTTCACATGAAATACTTGTAGTTTACCTGTTAGCAAACTGTGGTTGTCAACAGTGGCAACCAGAccagaaaaaaaatggctgacagTGGAATCTAGTTTCGTGCAGCAACGGAGCAACTGCTGCTGTCAAGCCCCGACCATGAGAGGCAAATTAAAAGCCGGACAGGAAAGTGTATTTGTGACACGAAGGTTCGGCTACTCATGATACTGTGAGAAAACCTGAATAACGGCAGAACTGCACCAGCTGTTCCAGCGTCCTCCTTACTTTTTTAGTCCATCTCTTCACACCGTCATAACCCTTGGCAACCAGCTGCTTGTGGAAAAAACTGTTGAAAAAATGAAcctgaaagagtgagagagaaaaatcaaTAGAGAGcaaattttatttatctatGAAATAAAAGACAGAGAATCAAATATTATCTCAAGAGTCTCAAAACAATATAAGATCATTTTTAGCCTCCTAAAGTGAGACCTAGATTTTTTAAATGCCATTCTACATGCTTCTGGGCTGTGTGAACAAACACACCCTCTCATACCTTGTGTTGTGTCGCCTCCATGATGAGTTCTCCATACATGTTGATAAtctgacagacaaagagagacgtTTCAATAAAAGACTGTCCAACTTcactaaaacaacaaatgtgatatttctgctttttcagtACTGCTGGATTACACTTTCATGGTGCCTTCTTGTTGGAAGGCTggacagagtgagaggaggtGTGATCCATCTTTACCTGGTCATTGAGCCAGTTCTGTTCCTCCAGCGTGCCGAGGTCCTCCAGGCCCAGAGTGTGTTTGTTATACGTCACCATGAAGCCTGCAACAGGAGCAGAGGCCAGCCCCGCCCGATACCGAGTCATCTCCCTTTTGATGTCCAGTCcgctaaaacaaaaacaatttcacacAAACCTCTGCCGTGTTTATCATATCTTCAAGGACATTTCAAAGAATCTGACGAACTCGGATTAGGAAAGATGCTGCAAGGCCAGAAACCAAAAATCATCAGCACACTGTAAATGATGCATTTTACTGGTCATGCCTTCAGTGTCCtgtttggaaaaacactgtatcacaggccttctgtacaGTTAGGCGCCCAAAGGTCTCAAGGTTGGAAAACACAGAGACcccagacagagacacattaacataatatttagagACCATTCTAGCAGATAGcagataggaagtctctccCCTGTTCTTACTACggaggtagccaaggtcttatAGATAAACTGTAGAGACACAGACCAGACCAATTCTAGGAGGATTGCTCGAGTTCATATTTTAAAAGAATTAGGTCAAAGTGTCCTCAATTAGAGGGTTGGAGTATGGTAGGAgctattgtttggttttgactatccaatagagAACCACAAATGTAGAAGGTAGGCATAGAATATCCATAATAGGGAATAGTTCAAGGAGTagaaaggaaaacatgtgacattggggtattaatacaccccattagaagggacatcttcagaatttggtgtggcactaccttggttcacttgtggatATTGTGTTGCTCATAtgcttctccttgatgcatcaagcctgcagtAAATACTTCTACATgacacatctgaagtctcctggtgaactgCTTCTTTCAGCCCACAATTGtgacatgtactgtactgtgtgtcaCTGGATTCACGTGAAAGACCGAGGGTGAAAACATACAGACAAGGCTTCAAGAATTTAAAGCAGATTGTGtgcgcatgtttgtgtgcatactGACCTGTTGCTGAGGTCAGTGTTGCCTTTGTTCTTCAGGTATTCCAGGACATCAGTCTCACTGAGAGGAATGAAACCGCCGTACTTCATGTAGAAGCTCTCCAGAAACTCTGAAAGAGTGGGGTATGGAGGTCAGTATCACTGaatgaatctgaatctgaatggTATCATCCACATATTATCTGCACTGAATAAGAGAAACAAGCTGTTGTTCACGAGATGAGCAGCTGTGTTATCTCTGATGTGTAGAAATGTTTGACAGACAGGGTTGTGTGTTTTAAGGATGTCGCATGAGAGATAcctctgtcagtttgtgtgtaaaaggATCAATGATTTACCACGCTTCATTTTGAAATGGTGCTGACTGTGTGCTTAAAAACATTTCTTACCGTGGATCAGATCAGTAAGCTGCTCCAGGCTTTCCCTCTCATCCTGCATCTTTCCAtccacctctcctccacctttGCCCAgcacttcctccatctcctgcttCTCCCAAGTTCCGGGCTGACAGTACAGCCTGTGGTCTCTTAATGCATAGCAGTGCTGCATGCTGGATACTGTAATAGGGCCCAGGGATGGGGGAGCAGCCGTCGCTGGAGAAGTTTCCACCTCCATAAGTGTGGAGCAGCGGTCCTCATTTGTTGGTGTGGTGATGTTTCCATTGGACAGAGTTACTTGTACAGACGATGAGTCTGTTTTGTCAGGAGTCTGGTCCACATGCATCTCAGAGTCAAGGTCTTGGGGAGATCCTGACCTGGAAGCAGGATCTGACTGAGAGACGGATAGTTGtccattttccatttcactTATGATCATGTCCTCCTCCTTCGCCTCCTCTTCAGGTTCGGTGTCAGATAGGTTTACTGTGTCTCCATTTCCAAATGGAGATTTAAGTGAGCTAGGGTCAGGCTGCTCTCCAAGGGCCATCTCTGCATCTTTGTTTGGCCCAAGCCTCTGCACAAACACTAATCGAGGTAGGGCATACGTTTGAGAACTGATGACAACACCACCTAAAGCTCCCCTCTTTATTCCACCTTCAACCTCCATTTTCGATGCAAACGTAGCTCCCAccactcccctccctcctctccctacAGCCCTAACTACTGGTGCTCCCCTGCCTGCTATTCCCGACAATCTCATCTCCACATCCCTGCTATCACCACCAACTTTTGGAACCGCAGCGACCCCTGACCCCTCGATCAACACGTCCTGCTTTGTCTGTGCATCCCCTTTCTCTGGAGCAGCATAGTTCCTTATTGGTCCATCCTGCATGGAGAGCGTGACAGGGAGGGCAACAGGCATTTGTGACTGAGTATCAGCCACCACAACAGTCGTTTGCACCTTCTCATATctgtcatcttcatcctctgcttTCTCTACCCTCTCGTTGCTCAAATCAAATCTCTTGATATGTGTCAGCTGGCCACCCACTTTCTTTTTTGGGGTTTCCCAGAGGTCACTAGCAgcacccctccctctccctctccctctccccctccctctgcccgAGGTTCTGACAGTGTGTCCTTTACTGTTGGGGCCACAGCAGTCACATGCCTTAGGGGTCCTCTTCCTGCCTGATGTACGGCCATTGACTGGGCCCTGAGCAGCGGTTGGTGCCGGCGTAGAGGACCAGGATGATGCTTGGCTTGAGTTAGTAGCGAGTGCTTTTTCTAGGGTTACGACAGGTGGCTCCACATCAGCAGGGGTCGGAGTGGAAGCCTGAGTCAAGTCTGAGTTGGACGTGAGGTCTGTGGTGAGGAATCTGGCAGGGGTCTGGGTTAGGTCCTGATCTGTAGCATTTCCAAGAGGGGGCACTAGAGGAGATGATTGCAGAGGAGGTGTTGTAGCAGGAATAGTTAAATGAGGTGATGCTGATGGTGTTGTTTTCATTGAGGATGCAGAGCCGCTGTGAACCATGACGTCCTCCTTTGGCTCTTCAACCCCATCCCCAACACCCCGTCAGCACTCCTATCCTCTCCTCACCTTTGGTCCTCTGAAGTTTAGGCGCTGTTGTCCTTTCCTTAGTTTTTATCCTGACAGTTCTGTCCAGGTTTTCTTCTGAAGTCCTTTCGCTCGTAGAAAAGAATGTTCTCAAGCTTTTCCCACCATAGAGGTAAGTGATATGACAGCAGACTAGAACATGGCAGGTGTTGAGTGTTCCTCAGTGATGGGCAGACTCTGTGTGGAACAGTAACACCAGCATGGCCTCCTAATTAAAGTGGGAAATGTgacgaggagagggaggaagacatgGGAAGAAAGAGAATAAGAGCTGGTGAAAGAAATGTTATCAAGCTCCTTTCAGTTAGTGATATACCTTCATTTTTGCAGTTTACAGATGGAGGGCATGACTCAGGCTTCACCCAGGGGTTCACACTTTAATgacaacaatgcaaaaaaaaaaaaaaaacaacaaaaaacacagcagaccaAGGCAGCCCCATAAGCAGGCTGTTCAAAACAATTGCATCTTTTTAAGCATAACGAGTTTCTTCAATGCAAGTGAGATTTCATCTGTGGtggagaaaataaaactaaCTAACATTCAGCAGCAGTTATTCTGATGTCTGTATTCTACACTGTCCAAGACCACTGGAATGATGCCATTCATGTGTTAAGGTCATTTTTACTATTTGTTTTGAACAGCTTAACATGTCAAGTTTGGTCTTGATGTAACTATCCACGTGTAAATAATGACATATCTCCATGTGTCCAGCAAGGACAGACCTGTGTAAATTCAAAAAGTAAAGCCGACTTTTACAAActgtaaatacatatatatatgtatgtcgTTAAAATAACTTtgtgacctttaacctttaacccaTAGCTCATTCCGCTGAGGACGACACTCGTTGATCATGTGACACTTGGCCCTAAAACGGAGGCAGCAACAACACTGATGTTCTCTTCAATTAACAGGTGGGTCACTGCTCACATACAGGGCGCAATTCATTTGTCTTCGCTTGCAACTAATTTACTTCTTGCTCAAAAAATGCCGACTAACGAGTCACAACAGGAAGTACTTCACTGACATTTTGTACCAcgcttcttttaaaaataacgTTAATGTCACCTTTTCAAATAGGTGTTTTCCGTTTACATACGAAGCTCAGTGTTAGCGGGCGTTAGGTGCATAGCAGCCACATTTGATAGTTCCTGAGCTGCAAATATTAAGTGTATGCTGATAAATTAGTCATTAACAGCCCTGTTAGTCATTACCATCTCTACCAGGGTCTACTACAATTCCCACAACCTATGAAGTTATGAAGTTATGAAGTAAAAACTGCGTTAGCTACGTTAATCGTACATTGGGCACTtgagcacactcacacatcattACAGAATATAACGTAGCATCAGGTCATTTAACTTAGTCAAATATCTTATTTCACAAAGTTTTGCATAAGTTAGTCATTCCCTGGAGCTAGCTAAGTTAGCTAGCTGCAGTCAAAACACAGGCgaaaacacaaagcagcgaCTACactcatttcctccattttcagtAGGAAGTTGGGGACgtttaaagacaaaaaaggagcagcaaagcagcatttAAAGTGATGTGGTGTACAAGCCAAAAGCCTGAGGAAAAGTGAAAGGGAAACAGCATTATACACTACCTTATCTGTGAAATAACAAACCGAGTTTTGTCAACCACGATTTGAAGAAACAATCCAAGTTATCGTCGCTCACTGATTACGTCACCACGTCGACGTCAGCTTCGGTTACGTCCCGATTCTCTCCCCAAGTAACCTTCAGGGTCCTCCTCAAATTGAGCAGGAGGTGTCATACACAAAGCAGGTGCATAAGACAACAAGACGACGAGAAATCCTACACTCTTATTAGTCCTGTTTCacttacatttgtttttattagcaTCACATTTAAATGATTCTATGTTGCCATAGAAAATAGGGGAAATTAGGCTTCTTGATGAAAAGGAGCAAAATAACTTCAATTATAAttgaaaatataatttaaatgtcATCCAGTGTCAAAATATAATACAAACTAGAATTATACGATCCCTGTTATTAAAATTTCTAACTTCCAGATcactgacacaacacacactgtatctTGATAATCTTTAATTACAAAAACTAAGACaggaaaacaataaataaaactaacag
Proteins encoded in this window:
- the LOC139330640 gene encoding sentrin-specific protease 5-like — its product is MVHSGSASSMKTTPSASPHLTIPATTPPLQSSPLVPPLGNATDQDLTQTPARFLTTDLTSNSDLTQASTPTPADVEPPVVTLEKALATNSSQASSWSSTPAPTAAQGPVNGRTSGRKRTPKACDCCGPNSKGHTVRTSGRGRGRGRGRGRGAASDLWETPKKKVGGQLTHIKRFDLSNERVEKAEDEDDRYEKVQTTVVVADTQSQMPVALPVTLSMQDGPIRNYAAPEKGDAQTKQDVLIEGSGVAAVPKVGGDSRDVEMRLSGIAGRGAPVVRAVGRGGRGVVGATFASKMEVEGGIKRGALGGVVISSQTYALPRLVFVQRLGPNKDAEMALGEQPDPSSLKSPFGNGDTVNLSDTEPEEEAKEEDMIISEMENGQLSVSQSDPASRSGSPQDLDSEMHVDQTPDKTDSSSVQVTLSNGNITTPTNEDRCSTLMEVETSPATAAPPSLGPITVSSMQHCYALRDHRLYCQPGTWEKQEMEEVLGKGGGEVDGKMQDERESLEQLTDLIHEFLESFYMKYGGFIPLSETDVLEYLKNKGNTDLSNSGLDIKREMTRYRAGLASAPVAGFMVTYNKHTLGLEDLGTLEEQNWLNDQIINMYGELIMEATQHKVHFFNSFFHKQLVAKGYDGVKRWTKKVDLFSKWLLLIPIHLEIHWSLVTVTMATKTISYYDSQGIVFRHTTDNIMKYLLSEAREKKQTAFQKGWKITIIKGIPQQKNDSDCGVFVLEYCRCLSVKQPLLFSQEDMPRIRKRIYKELCDRRLND